The following proteins are encoded in a genomic region of Sulfurovum indicum:
- a CDS encoding DUF507 family protein: protein MRLKPQQTGYVATKIGIDLANAPFVTLPKGREVVVEVAKKIIDENLAKEHALDEKVKKIIDENYDEIEFQHADERQLFFMIKKKMASEYGVIMNYDDRYNDLAHLILDELYENYLAEYSVSDNQVKNVIFRSFKAFADAYDEIDDIVYEKIKNMEREIIPGSQDYELLYEKLYQEELGKRGML from the coding sequence ATGAGATTGAAACCACAACAGACAGGGTATGTAGCAACCAAAATAGGGATTGACTTAGCCAATGCTCCTTTTGTCACGCTGCCAAAAGGCAGGGAAGTGGTCGTAGAGGTCGCAAAAAAGATCATCGATGAGAATCTTGCCAAAGAACATGCACTTGATGAGAAAGTCAAGAAGATCATTGATGAGAACTATGATGAGATTGAATTTCAGCACGCCGATGAGAGACAGCTCTTCTTTATGATCAAAAAGAAGATGGCCTCCGAATATGGGGTTATCATGAACTATGATGACCGTTATAATGATCTGGCACACCTTATTCTGGATGAGCTTTATGAGAACTACCTTGCAGAGTACAGTGTCAGTGACAATCAGGTAAAAAATGTGATCTTCAGGTCATTCAAGGCCTTTGCAGATGCGTATGATGAGATAGATGATATTGTTTATGAGAAAATCAAAAATATGGAGCGTGAGATCATTCCGGGTTCACAGGATTATGAATTGCTTTACGAAAAACTTTACCAGGAAGAGTTAGGAAAGAGGGGAATGCTCTAA